Proteins encoded together in one Triticum dicoccoides isolate Atlit2015 ecotype Zavitan chromosome 7B, WEW_v2.0, whole genome shotgun sequence window:
- the LOC119335568 gene encoding uncharacterized protein LOC119335568 — protein sequence MMAVDLSPLARAEVCILPRSAGMEDLERRLQLAVVVYVGGARPPISCVDAAIAISEQLNIPRHRFSVHKFHPEDFLIIFASHELRNRALGVPLVEHQGVKLYIKPWLRQAQAKSRLMRIQVDLMIEGVPSHAWSKETATELLGNSCLIESLVPETASREDLSLFKLRAWCVDPEEIPTCRRLWVPEPQERVVNPAMQRPSFRQLLEYPTLIHIGRLRDHTPSELWRRSPSSDGGSGQSGLPDSFIGSLPGGDWTVLQWTRGVCDNRGVGRRSPGPAGGSGHGRS from the coding sequence ATGATGGCCGTCGACTTGTCCCCGCTAGCGCGTGCCGAGGTGTGCATTCTGCCGCGGTCGGCGGGGATGGAGGACCTGGAGCGTCGGCTTCAGCTGGCGGTGGTGGTATATGTGGGCGGTGCAAGGCCGCCGATATCTTGTGTGGACGCTGCCATCGCCATCTCCGAGCAGCTCAACATCCCAAGGCATCGCTTTTCGGTGCACAAATTCCATCCTGAAGACTTCTTGATTATTTTTGCGTCGCACGAGCTCAGGAACAGAGCGTTGGGTGTGCCTTTGGTTGAGCATCAGGGTGTCAAGCTTTACATCAAGCCTTGGCTGAGACAGGCGCAAGCTAAATCCAGGTTGATGCGCATTCAGGTCGACCTCATGATCGAGGGTGTGCCGTCGCATGCGTGGTCGAAGGAGACGGCCACGGAGCTGCTGGGCAATTCCTGTCTGATCGAGAGTTTAGTGCCGGAGACCGCGAGTAGAGAGGATCTCTCTCTGTTCAAGCTGCGTGCATGGTGTGTTGACCCGGAGGAAATCCCGACGTGTCGTCGACTCTGGGTGCCGGAGCCGCAGGAGCGTGTGGTGAATCCAGCCATGCAGCGTCCGTCCTTTCGTCAACTACTGGAGTACCCTACACTCATTCACATTGGGAGGCTGAGAGATCATACTCCATCGGAGCTCTGGCGTCGCTCGCCTAGTTCGGACGGTGGTAGCGGTCAAAGTGGCCTACCGGACAGCTTCATTGGATCCCTTCCCGGCGGTGATTGGACGGTGTTGCAATGGACTCGCGGAGTCTGCGACAATAGGGGCGTTGGTCGCCGTTCTCCTGGCCCCGCCGGCGGCAGTGGACATGGCAGatcttag